GCGCGAGGCCGGCAAGTCCGACCGGCTCGTCGGCGGATCCATGCTCGCCGTCAGCTGGCAGCCGAGGCAGGAGCCGTCGGTCGTGCCGCTCGCGGTCCCCGACCTCGGCATCGTGCACGACGACGACGACATCGTCGTCGTCGACAAGCCCGTCGGCGTCGCGGCCCACCCGAGCGTCGGCTGGACCGGGCCCACCGTCCTCGGCGCGCTGGCCGCCGCCGGCTTCCGCCTGAGCACATCCGGCGCGGAGGAGCGGCAGGGCATCGTGCACCGGCTGGACGCGGGCACCAGCGGCCTGATGGTCGTGGCCAAGACCGAGCGCGCCTACACGGAGCTCAAGCGGCAGTTCCACGACCGCGAGGTCGAGAAGGTCTACCACGCGGTCGTGCAGGGTCATCCGGATCCGCTCGCGGGCACCATCGACGCGCCCATCGGCCGCCACCCCCGCAGCGACTGGAAGTTCGCGGTCACCGCCGACGGCAAGCCGTCCGTCACGCACTACGAGACGCTCGAGGCGTTCCGGCGCGCGGCGCTGCTCGAGGTGCACCTGGAGACGGGCCGCACCCACCAGATCCGCGTGCACATGGCCGCCCAGCGCCACCCCTGCGTGGGCGACGCGATGTACGGCGCCGACCCCACCATCTCGGCCCAGCTCGGCCTCCAGCGGCAGTGGCTGCACGCGATGCGGCTCGACATCACGCACCCCGCCACGGGCGATCGTGCGTCGTTCTCGAGCACCTACCCGGCCGACCTGCAGCACGCGCTGGACGTCCTGCAGGACTGACGCGCGACACGCCCGGAGCGCCTCCGGGAGCCTGCCTATGATTGCTGCACCGCCGACCGATCAGTAGAAGAGACCCGTGCCCCGCAACGACTCGTTCGTCCACCTCCACGTCCACAGCGAGTACTCCATGCTCGACGGGGCGGCCCGCGTCGGCCCGCTCGTGCAGGCAGCGGCCGAGCAGGGGATGCCGGCCGTCGCGATCACCGACCACGGCAACGTGTTCGGCGCGTTCGACTTCTGGAAGCAGGCGAAGGCCGCGGGCGTCAAGCCCATCATCGGCACCGAGGCGTACATCACACCGGGCACCCACCGCGGCGACCGCACCCGCATCCGGTGGGGCAATGGCGGCCAGGATGACGTCTCCGGATCCGGCGCGTACACGCACCTGACGATGCTCGCCGAGACGACCGAGGGCATGCACAACCTGTTCCGGCTCTCGTCGCGCGCCTCGCTCGAGGGCTACTACTTCAAGCCCCGCATGGACCGGGAGCTCCTCAGTACCTACGCCAAGGGCCTCATCGCCACCACCGGCTGCCCGTCCGGCGAGGTGCAGACGCGCCTCCGGCTCGGCCAGTACGACGAGGCCGTGAAGGCCGCCGCGGACTTCCGCGACATCTTCGGGGCCGAGAACTACTTCTGCGAGGTCATGGACCACGGGCTCGGCATCGAGCGCCGCATCATGACCGACCTCCACCGCCTGGCGAAGGACCTCGGCCTCCCGCTCGTCGCCACCAACGACCTGCACTACACGCACGAGCACGACGCGACGAGCCACGCGGCGCTCCTCTGCGTCCAGTCCGGCACGACGCTCGACGACCCCAACCGCTTCAAGTTCGACGCCGACGAGTTCTACCTGAAGACCGCGCAGCAGATGCGCCACCTCTTCCGCGACCACGAGGAGGCGTGCGACAACACGCTCCTCATCGCCGAGCGGTGCGACGTCCAGTTCAACGAGTCCGCCAACTACATGCCGCGCTACCCCGTGCCCGAGGGCGAGAGCGAGCAGACCTGGTTCGTCAAGGAGGTCGAGCGCGGCCTCGTCAGGCGCTACCCGCGCGGCTTCTCCGACGACGTGCGCAAGCGTGCCGACTACGAGGTCGGGGTCATCGCGCAGATGGGATTCCCGGGCTACTTCCTCGTCGTCGCGGACTTCATCAACTGGTCGAAGGAGAACGGGATCCGCGTGGGCCCCGGCCGCGGATCCGGCGCCGGCTCGATGGTCGCGTACGCCATGGGCATCACCGACCTCGACCCGCTGGAGCACGGCCTGCTGTTCGAGCGGTTCCTCAACCCCGACCGCGTCTCCATGCCCGACTTCGACGTCGACTTCGACGACCGTCGCCGCGGCGAGGTCATCCGCTACGTGACCGACAAGTACGGCGACGAGCGCGTGGCGCAGATCGTCACGTACGGCACCATCAAGGCGAAGCAGGCGCTGAAGGACTCGAGCCGCGTGCTCGGCTACCCGTTCTCCATGGGCGACAAGCTCACCAAGGCCATGCCGCCCGCGATCATGGGCAAGGACATCCCGCTGTCCGGCATCCTCGACACCGAGCACCCGCGCTACCGCGAGGCCGGCGACTTCCGCGAGGTGCTCGCGATGGACCCGGAGGCGCAGAAGGTCTTCGAGACCGCGCAGGGGATCGAGAACCTCAAGCGCCAGTGGGGCGTGCACGCGGCCGGCGTCATCATGTCGAGCGAGCCGCTCATCGACATCATCCCGATCATGAAGCGGGAGCAGGACGGCCAGATCGTCACGCAGTTCGACTACCCCGCGTGCGAGTCGCTCGGCCTCATCAAGATGGACTTCCTGGGGCTGCGCAACCTCACGATCATCGACGACGCGCTCAACAACATCGAGTCGAACCGCGGCGAGAAGCTCGTGCTCGAGGACCTGGGCCTCGACGACCAGGGGGCGTACGACCTGCTCGCCCGCGGCGACACCCTCGGCGTCTTCCAGCTCGACGGCGGTCCCATGCGCTCGCTCCTGCGCATGATGAAGCCCGACAACTTCGAGGACATCTCGGCCGTCATCGCGCTCTACCGCCCCGGCCCCATGGGCGCGAACTCGCACACGAACTACGCGCTGCGGAAGAACGGGCTGCAGGAGATCACCCCGATCCACCCGGAGCTCGAGGAGCCGCTGCGCGAGGTGCTCGGCACCACGCACGGCCTCATCGTGTACCAGGAGCAGGTCATGTCGGTGGCGCAGAAGCTCGCGGGCTTCACGCTCGCGCAGGCCGACCTCCTGCGGCGCGCGATGGGCAAGAAGAAGAAGTCCGAGCTCGACAAGCAGTTCGAGGGCTTCTCGCAGGGCATGAAGGACAACGGCTACTCGATGGCCGCGGTGAAGGCGCTCTGGGACATCCTGCTGCCGTTCTCCGACTACGCCTTCAACAAGGCGCACTCCGCGGCGTACGGCGTCGTCTCCTACTGGACCGCCTACCTCAAGGCCCATTACCCGGCCGAGTACATGGCGGCGCTGCTCACGAGCGTCGGCGACTCCAAGGACAAGATGGCGCTGTACCTCAACGAGTGCCGCCGCATGGGGATCAAGGTCCTCCCGCCGGACGTCAACGAGTCGATCGGCTTCTTCGCGGCGGCCGGGGCCGACATCCGCTTCGGGCTGGGCGCTGTGCGCAACGTCGGCGCGAACGTGGTCGAGGCGCTCCGCGGCGCCCGCACCGAGCAGGGCGCATTCGAGTCGTTCGACGACTTCCTCAAGAAGGTCCCGCTGCCGGTCGCCAACAAGCGGACGGTCGAGTCGCTCATCAAGGCCGGCGCGTTCGACTCGCTGGGCGACACCCGCCGGGCGCTGCTCGAGGTGCACGAGGGCATGATCGACGCCTCCGTCAGCGACAAGCGCGCGGCCATGAACGGGCAGGTCGGCTTCGACTTCGACAGCCTCTGGGACGAGCCGCAGCACGCGCGCAAGGTGCCCGAGCGGCCCGAGTGGGCGAAGCGCGACAAGCTCGCGTTCGAGCGCGAGATGCTCGGCCTCTACGTCTCCGACCACCCGCTCGCGGGGCTCGAGATCCCGCTGGCGAAGCTCGCCTCGACGGGCATCGCCGAGCTGCTGGCGACGGACGCGTCGATGGACGGGGAGACGGTCACGCTGGCCGGGCTCCTCACGAGCGTCCAGCACCGCACCGCGCGGAACTCGGGCAACCAGTACGGCATGGTGCAGCTCGAGGACTTCGGCGGCGAGATCACCTGCATGTTCATGGGCAAGGCGTACCAGGAGTTCGCGCCCGCCCTCCAGAGCGACACCGTCGTGGTGATCCGCGGCCGGGTCTCCACGCGCGACGACGGCATGAACATCCACGCGTTCTCGATGTTCCAGCCCGACCTCGGGCAGAGCCTCGGCTCCGGGCCCCTCCTCATCAGCCTCGCGGAGAACCGGGCGACCACGGAGACCGTCATGGGTCTCAACGACGTGCTCATCCGCCACTCGGGCGACACCGAGGTGCGGCTCCAGCTCGTGAAGGGCGACAGCGGGCGGGTGTTCGAGATCCCGTACCCGGTCACGGTGAGCGCGGACCTCTACGGCGAGCTCAAGTCGCTGCTCGGGCCGAACTGCCTGGGGTGATCCGCGGGCTCGGGTCCCCGGGCGCGGGCGCGCCGGACGCCGGAGCCAGGGAAGCCGGCGCCAGTGAGGCCGGCGCCAGACAAGCCTGCGCCAGACAAGCCGGCGTTCAGGCCTCGGCGCCCGGCCGCAGGTAGCGGCGCGCGTGGTACAGGAGCGGTTCGTCGTCCACGCCCGTGCCGCCGTCCTCGATCCGCACGATGACGACGATCGCGCCGTGCACGTGCACCCGCTCGACGATCCGGGCGACCAGGAGCGCCGTCCCGCCCGTCAGCACGGGCAGGCCGTGCGGACCGGGGGACCAGTGGTCTCCCGCGAACCGCTCGGCCGCCGGGCCGCTGAGCCGCTCCGCGAGGTGCCGGTCGCGCGCGCCGAGCACGTGGATCGCGACGTGGTCGGCCGCGGTGATGGCGGCGGCGCTCGACGCCGTGCGCGCGAGGCTGAAGCTGGCGAGCGGCGGATCCGCCGACACGGAGGCGAGCGACGTCGCCGTGAACCCGACGGGGGAGCCGTGCGCGTCGTGCGTCGTGACGACCGCGACGCCCGCGGCATGGCGCCGGAACGCAGCTCGGAAGGCGGCGAGGCCGTCGGCCTCGGCGAGCGTGGTGGCGGGGTGCGCGTCCATGCCTGGAGACGCTAGCCGCCGGATCCGCCCGGCGCCCGCTCGGTAGACTTCCGGAGTCATGATGCGCATCCAGGACCTCCGCGGCACCACGCCCAGCACCGCCGATCTGCTCGACCTCCTCCCGCGTCCGGTCACGGACGTCGCCGTCGCGCTCGACGTGGCGCGCGAGCTCGTCGAGGACGTGCGCACGCGGGGGAGCGCCGCCCTGCTCGACCAGGCGGAGCGGCTCGACCGGGTCCGCCCGGAGTCCCTGCGGGTCCCCGCCGAGGCCATCGCCGACGCGGTCGAAGGCCTCGACCCGGCCGTCCGCGCCGCCCTCGAGGAGGCGATCCGCCGCGTGCGCGTCGGCTCCGCGGCGCAGGTCCCGCCCGAGACGACCACCACGGTCGTGCGCGGCGGCACCATCGTCCAGCGCTGGCAGCCCGTCCGCCGCGTGGGCCTCTACGTGCCGGGCGGCAAGGCCGTCTACCCGTCGAGCGTCGTGATGAACGTCGTCGCCGCGCAGGTCGCGGGAGTGGCCAGCATCGCGCTCGCGTCGCCTGCGCAGGCCGCGCACGGCGGATCGGTGCACCCCGTCATCCTCGGCGCTGCCGGCCTCCTCGGCGTCGACGAGGTCTACGCGATGGGCGGCGCGGGGGCCATCGGCGCGTTCGCGCACGGCGTGCCGGACCTCGGCCTCGAGCCGGTCGACGTCGTCACCGGGCCCGGCAACATCTACGTCGCCGCGGCGAAGCGCGTCGTCCGCGGCGTGACGGGCATCGACTCCGAGGCGGGCACGACCGAGATCCTCGTGATCGCCGACGCGCACGCCGACGCCCGCCTCGTGGCCGCCGACCTCGTCAGCCAGGCCGAGCACGACGAGATGGCGGCGTCCGTCCTCGTCACCGACTCGCCCGAGCTCGCGCGCGCGGTCGACGCCGAGGTGGAGGCGCTGGCCGCGACCACGGAGCACGCGGCCCGCGTCGGCCAGGCGCTCACCGGACCGCAGTCGGCCATCCTCGTGGTCGACGACCTCGCGACGGCGGCCCGCTACAGCGACGCGTACGGCCCCGAGCACCTCTCCGTCCAGACGGCCGACCCCGACGCCCTCCTCGCGCACCTGCACAGTGCCGGCGCGATCTTCCTCGGGCCGCACTCGCCCGTGAGCCTCGGCGACTACCTCGCCGGGTCGAACCACGTGCTCCCCACGGGCGGCCAGGCCCGCTTCGGCTCCGGCCTCGGCGCGTACACGTTCCTCCGCCCGCAGCAGGTCGTGCGCTACGACGCCGACGCGCTGCGCGACGCCGAGCCGATGATCGTCGCGCTCAGCCGGGCCGAGGACCTGCCCGCGCACGGCGACGCGGTGACCGCGCGCCTGACACGCTGACGTATCCTGGCCACACGATGTTCTGCCCCTTCTGCCGCCACCCCGACTCCCGCGTCGTCGACTCCCGCACGAGCGACGACGGCCTGTCGATCCGCCGGCGCCGGCAGTGCCCGGAGTGCGGCCGCCGCTTCAGCACCACCGAGACCGCGAGCCTCAGCGTGATCAAGCGCAACGGCGTCGTCGAGCCCTTCAGCCGGGAGAAGATCGTCACGGGCGTCCGAAAGGCCTGCCAGGGGCGTCCCGTCACCGACACGGATCTCGCGGTCCTCGCGCAGCGCGTCGAGGAGGCGATCCGGGCCACCGGCGCGTCGCAGATCGAGGCGAACGACATCGGCCTGTCGATCCTCCCGCCGCTCCGCGAGCTCGACGAGGTCGCGTACCTCCGCTTCGCCAGCGTGTACCAGGGCTTCGACTCGCTCGACGACTTCGAGGCCGCCATCGCGCAGCTCCGCGTCGCGCACGCCGCGACGCCCGACGCCGACGCGCTCTGACCCGCCGCGGGACGTCCGTCCGTCCTGCAGGACGGCGCCTTCGCAGGCGCTAGCCTGGTGCCGATGTATCCCCTCCTCTTCCGCACGGTCCTGTCGCGCATGGACCCGGAGGACGCCCACCACCTCGCGTCCACGGCCATCTCCCTCCTCCCGCCGTCCGGCCTCGGCTGGATCGCCCGGCGGCTGACGGCACCCGATCCGTCGCTCGCGGTCGACACCCTCGGCCTCCGCTTCCCGTCCCCGTTCGGCGTCGCCGCCGGCTTCGACAAGGACGCGCGGGCCGTCCTCGGCCTCGGCCAGCTCGGCTTCGGCCACGTGGAGGTCGGCACGGTCACCGCCGAGGCGCAGCCGGGCAACCCGCGACCTCGCCTGTTCCGCCTGATCGAGGATCGCGCCGTCATCAACCGCATGGGCTTCAACAACGGGGGAGCCGCGGCCCTCGCCGACCGGCTCCGTCGCCTGCGGACCCGTCGGGACCGGCCCGTGATCGGCGTCAACATCGGCAAGACCCGGGTGGTCGCGGTCGAGGACGCCGTGGCCGACTACGTGCGGACGACCCGCCTGGTCGCCCCCGTGGCCGACTACCTCGCGGTCAACGTCAGCTCGCCCAACACGCCGGGTCTCCGCGGCCTGCAGGAGATCGACCTGCTGCGACCGCTGCTCACGAGCATCCGCGACGCGGCGGACGGTGTGCCCGTCCTCGTCAAGATCGCGCCCGACCTGCAGGACGCGGAGGTGGAGCGGATCGCCGAGCTCGCGACGGAGCTGGGCCTCGCGGGCGTGATCGCCACGAACACCACGCTGTCCCGCGCTGATCTGCGCACCGACGCCGCGGTCGTCGAGGCCGCCGGCGCGGGCGGGCTGTCCGGTGCGCCGCTGGCCCCGCGCGCGCTCGAGGTGCTCCGGATCCTGCGCCGGGTGCTGCCCTCCGACGCGTGCATCATCTCCGTCGGCGGAGTCGACACCGCCGACGACGTGCAGTCGCGTCTCGATGCGGGCGCGACGCTCGTGCAGGGCTACACGGCATTCCTCTACCGCGGCCCGCTCTGGGCACGGTCGATCAACGCCGGTCTCGCCCGGATCCGTCGCCCGCGCTGAAGCGCGCGCACCGCCGGTGCGTGTAGGCGATCAGCTGAAGGTGACCTTCTCACGCCGCTTCACCTGCGGCTTGGGCAGGCGCATCGGGCGCATCTGGATGGTGCGCATGCCCGTGTACCAGCGGATCCCGCGCTCGACCCGGTCGGCGCCGACGCGCGCGGTGATGGCGGCCCGCACGCGGCGCCCGGTGAGGTACGCGTCGATGATCGCCGCGATGACGAACACGTAGATCGACAGCAGCGGGATGGCCGAGAGGCTCGGCACGACGAAGGTCAGCACCACGACGACGCCCATCACGGGCAGCAGGAACTCGCCTACGCTCCAGCGCGCGTCCACGATGTCGCGGGCGTAGCGCTTCTGCGGGCCCTTGTCGCGGACGGGCAGGTAGCGCTCGTCGCCGGCGGCCATCCCGGCGTTGGCCCGGGCGCGAGCCTCGCGCGCCTTCTCCTTCGCCTGCTGCGCCGCCAGCTTGCGATCCTGCGGCACGAGCGGGCGGAGGTTCGCGGCCTCGCGCTCCCGACGGGTCGGGGTGGGGCCCTTCTTCCCGTCGGCCGTGCGACCGTCGACGGCCGCCGTGGCGCTCGTCTCGGAGGGGGTCTCTGCGGGGGTCTGCTGCTTCGCCACGTCTCTCGTCCTTGCCTGGAGTGAATCTAAGATTACCTGCATGAC
This window of the Clavibacter sepedonicus genome carries:
- a CDS encoding RluA family pseudouridine synthase, with the protein product MEHRTMPVPDGLDGQRVDVGLARLLGFSRSFAAEVAEAGGVTQDGREAGKSDRLVGGSMLAVSWQPRQEPSVVPLAVPDLGIVHDDDDIVVVDKPVGVAAHPSVGWTGPTVLGALAAAGFRLSTSGAEERQGIVHRLDAGTSGLMVVAKTERAYTELKRQFHDREVEKVYHAVVQGHPDPLAGTIDAPIGRHPRSDWKFAVTADGKPSVTHYETLEAFRRAALLEVHLETGRTHQIRVHMAAQRHPCVGDAMYGADPTISAQLGLQRQWLHAMRLDITHPATGDRASFSSTYPADLQHALDVLQD
- the dnaE gene encoding DNA polymerase III subunit alpha; the encoded protein is MLDGAARVGPLVQAAAEQGMPAVAITDHGNVFGAFDFWKQAKAAGVKPIIGTEAYITPGTHRGDRTRIRWGNGGQDDVSGSGAYTHLTMLAETTEGMHNLFRLSSRASLEGYYFKPRMDRELLSTYAKGLIATTGCPSGEVQTRLRLGQYDEAVKAAADFRDIFGAENYFCEVMDHGLGIERRIMTDLHRLAKDLGLPLVATNDLHYTHEHDATSHAALLCVQSGTTLDDPNRFKFDADEFYLKTAQQMRHLFRDHEEACDNTLLIAERCDVQFNESANYMPRYPVPEGESEQTWFVKEVERGLVRRYPRGFSDDVRKRADYEVGVIAQMGFPGYFLVVADFINWSKENGIRVGPGRGSGAGSMVAYAMGITDLDPLEHGLLFERFLNPDRVSMPDFDVDFDDRRRGEVIRYVTDKYGDERVAQIVTYGTIKAKQALKDSSRVLGYPFSMGDKLTKAMPPAIMGKDIPLSGILDTEHPRYREAGDFREVLAMDPEAQKVFETAQGIENLKRQWGVHAAGVIMSSEPLIDIIPIMKREQDGQIVTQFDYPACESLGLIKMDFLGLRNLTIIDDALNNIESNRGEKLVLEDLGLDDQGAYDLLARGDTLGVFQLDGGPMRSLLRMMKPDNFEDISAVIALYRPGPMGANSHTNYALRKNGLQEITPIHPELEEPLREVLGTTHGLIVYQEQVMSVAQKLAGFTLAQADLLRRAMGKKKKSELDKQFEGFSQGMKDNGYSMAAVKALWDILLPFSDYAFNKAHSAAYGVVSYWTAYLKAHYPAEYMAALLTSVGDSKDKMALYLNECRRMGIKVLPPDVNESIGFFAAAGADIRFGLGAVRNVGANVVEALRGARTEQGAFESFDDFLKKVPLPVANKRTVESLIKAGAFDSLGDTRRALLEVHEGMIDASVSDKRAAMNGQVGFDFDSLWDEPQHARKVPERPEWAKRDKLAFEREMLGLYVSDHPLAGLEIPLAKLASTGIAELLATDASMDGETVTLAGLLTSVQHRTARNSGNQYGMVQLEDFGGEITCMFMGKAYQEFAPALQSDTVVVIRGRVSTRDDGMNIHAFSMFQPDLGQSLGSGPLLISLAENRATTETVMGLNDVLIRHSGDTEVRLQLVKGDSGRVFEIPYPVTVSADLYGELKSLLGPNCLG
- a CDS encoding quinone-dependent dihydroorotate dehydrogenase, whose product is MYPLLFRTVLSRMDPEDAHHLASTAISLLPPSGLGWIARRLTAPDPSLAVDTLGLRFPSPFGVAAGFDKDARAVLGLGQLGFGHVEVGTVTAEAQPGNPRPRLFRLIEDRAVINRMGFNNGGAAALADRLRRLRTRRDRPVIGVNIGKTRVVAVEDAVADYVRTTRLVAPVADYLAVNVSSPNTPGLRGLQEIDLLRPLLTSIRDAADGVPVLVKIAPDLQDAEVERIAELATELGLAGVIATNTTLSRADLRTDAAVVEAAGAGGLSGAPLAPRALEVLRILRRVLPSDACIISVGGVDTADDVQSRLDAGATLVQGYTAFLYRGPLWARSINAGLARIRRPR
- the hisD gene encoding histidinol dehydrogenase — translated: MRIQDLRGTTPSTADLLDLLPRPVTDVAVALDVARELVEDVRTRGSAALLDQAERLDRVRPESLRVPAEAIADAVEGLDPAVRAALEEAIRRVRVGSAAQVPPETTTTVVRGGTIVQRWQPVRRVGLYVPGGKAVYPSSVVMNVVAAQVAGVASIALASPAQAAHGGSVHPVILGAAGLLGVDEVYAMGGAGAIGAFAHGVPDLGLEPVDVVTGPGNIYVAAAKRVVRGVTGIDSEAGTTEILVIADAHADARLVAADLVSQAEHDEMAASVLVTDSPELARAVDAEVEALAATTEHAARVGQALTGPQSAILVVDDLATAARYSDAYGPEHLSVQTADPDALLAHLHSAGAIFLGPHSPVSLGDYLAGSNHVLPTGGQARFGSGLGAYTFLRPQQVVRYDADALRDAEPMIVALSRAEDLPAHGDAVTARLTR
- a CDS encoding DUF3043 domain-containing protein, coding for MAKQQTPAETPSETSATAAVDGRTADGKKGPTPTRREREAANLRPLVPQDRKLAAQQAKEKAREARARANAGMAAGDERYLPVRDKGPQKRYARDIVDARWSVGEFLLPVMGVVVVLTFVVPSLSAIPLLSIYVFVIAAIIDAYLTGRRVRAAITARVGADRVERGIRWYTGMRTIQMRPMRLPKPQVKRREKVTFS
- a CDS encoding flavin reductase family protein, with protein sequence MDAHPATTLAEADGLAAFRAAFRRHAAGVAVVTTHDAHGSPVGFTATSLASVSADPPLASFSLARTASSAAAITAADHVAIHVLGARDRHLAERLSGPAAERFAGDHWSPGPHGLPVLTGGTALLVARIVERVHVHGAIVVIVRIEDGGTGVDDEPLLYHARRYLRPGAEA
- the nrdR gene encoding transcriptional regulator NrdR, which translates into the protein MFCPFCRHPDSRVVDSRTSDDGLSIRRRRQCPECGRRFSTTETASLSVIKRNGVVEPFSREKIVTGVRKACQGRPVTDTDLAVLAQRVEEAIRATGASQIEANDIGLSILPPLRELDEVAYLRFASVYQGFDSLDDFEAAIAQLRVAHAATPDADAL